In Anaerolineales bacterium, the following proteins share a genomic window:
- a CDS encoding cytochrome c → MKRLLAFTFFVLFAALCALAAGRGWAGQVLGDPVRGGRIYENWMITLDVVPPPGNHPLWNTQDVNKSAGTQTWTCVACHGWDYKGAAGAYGQHSTYYTGFKGITGIVGGSQAEVLSWLNGSANANHDFSSYLDSDATRDLIAFLRTRLVDTDLMINPTNGGALGNAEEGRKDFQASCADCHGADGSEINFGTEDSPLYLADIAVADPWRFVHKTRFGATVAPTMPASEELGWSLGRVTNLLAVAQGLTRGNPALRPFNRNSSGPVQLESQARIEPLVWAAVGLFAVVVAGAAYDYYQQHYAPGRRHIKR, encoded by the coding sequence ATGAAGCGTCTACTGGCTTTTACCTTTTTTGTTCTGTTTGCCGCGTTGTGCGCCTTGGCCGCCGGGCGCGGCTGGGCTGGCCAGGTGCTGGGCGACCCCGTGCGCGGCGGCCGCATCTACGAAAACTGGATGATCACCCTGGATGTGGTGCCACCGCCCGGCAACCACCCCCTGTGGAACACACAAGACGTCAATAAAAGTGCCGGCACGCAAACCTGGACCTGTGTAGCGTGCCACGGCTGGGATTACAAAGGTGCCGCGGGCGCCTATGGGCAGCATTCCACCTACTACACTGGCTTCAAAGGCATTACCGGCATCGTCGGCGGCTCGCAGGCCGAAGTGCTTAGCTGGCTTAACGGCAGCGCCAACGCCAACCATGATTTCAGCAGCTATCTCGACTCGGATGCCACGCGTGATCTGATCGCCTTCCTGCGCACGCGCTTGGTGGATACCGACCTGATGATCAACCCCACCAATGGCGGCGCGCTGGGCAATGCCGAAGAAGGGCGCAAGGATTTTCAAGCCAGTTGTGCGGACTGCCACGGGGCGGATGGTAGCGAAATCAATTTCGGCACAGAGGATTCGCCGCTGTACCTCGCCGATATTGCTGTGGCCGACCCGTGGCGCTTTGTGCACAAGACCCGCTTCGGCGCCACCGTGGCGCCGACCATGCCAGCCAGCGAGGAGCTGGGTTGGTCATTGGGGCGCGTGACCAACCTGCTGGCCGTGGCGCAGGGCCTGACGCGCGGCAATCCCGCGCTGCGGCCCTTTAATCGCAACAGCAGTGGCCCGGTGCAACTGGAAAGCCAGGCGCGCATTGAGCCGCTGGTTTGGGCGGCGGTGGGGCTGTTCGCGGTGGTGGTTGCCGGCGCAGCCTATGATTATTACCAGCAACACTATGCGCCTGGGCGGCGCCACATCAAACGTTAA
- a CDS encoding c-type cytochrome: MKRVQLEIVLGTIFVLLSAAIIIILGIREPQRLADYVQQQRARQIEFGAGVFQANCTRCHGTQGQGITGIAPSLRDEHFFAERMAEIGWGSTLEDYIVSVVTTGRQVSTRPEYVGGGSPAMPTWSERFGGPLRDDQIRAVAAFIMNFEQYALGEIPTPEPIGPVVDESTPEGRGMALFTQAGCVACHTISGISTATVGPVLDGLAGRAGNEVAGLSAEEYIHQSIVDPNAFVVPGFSPDVMPQNFSEILSEEDISDLIAFLLDRTQ; encoded by the coding sequence ATGAAACGCGTTCAACTCGAGATCGTACTTGGCACCATCTTTGTTCTGCTCAGTGCGGCGATCATCATCATCCTGGGCATCCGTGAGCCGCAGCGTCTGGCGGATTATGTGCAGCAACAGCGCGCCCGCCAGATCGAATTCGGCGCTGGCGTTTTCCAGGCCAACTGCACCCGTTGCCATGGCACGCAGGGGCAGGGCATTACCGGCATTGCGCCCAGCCTGCGCGACGAGCACTTCTTTGCCGAGCGCATGGCGGAGATCGGCTGGGGCAGCACCCTGGAGGACTACATTGTCTCCGTGGTCACCACCGGCCGCCAGGTCTCCACTCGCCCCGAGTATGTCGGCGGTGGCAGCCCGGCGATGCCCACCTGGTCGGAGCGCTTTGGTGGCCCGCTGCGCGATGACCAAATTCGCGCCGTAGCCGCCTTCATCATGAACTTTGAGCAATACGCCCTGGGCGAGATCCCCACGCCTGAGCCGATCGGCCCGGTAGTGGATGAATCGACTCCCGAGGGCCGCGGCATGGCACTCTTCACCCAGGCGGGTTGTGTGGCTTGCCACACCATCAGCGGCATCAGCACCGCCACCGTCGGCCCCGTGCTCGACGGCCTGGCTGGCCGTGCCGGCAATGAAGTGGCCGGCCTGAGCGCCGAGGAGTACATTCACCAGTCCATCGTGGACCCGAATGCCTTCGTCGTGCCCGGCTTCTCGCCTGACGTAATGCCGCAGAACTTTTCCGAGATCCTTTCCGAGGAAGACATCAGCGATCTGATCGCCTTCCTGCTGGATCGTACTCAGTAA
- a CDS encoding cytochrome bc complex cytochrome b subunit has translation MTFINNILKRLNYSPIPPRSEWKSALFQALDDRIRIITAGLNLRELRAIMRGDPPTEKPNPRYKVITTSFVAHLRPRYYPQAATWFTHTFRLGFFVTFFFVIEVITGVILMAYYVPFPDQAYGSVLAIESNVFFGELFRDIHRLGAEAMVAFSWLHMLRTYFTGSYKGPRSFTWLTGVILLAITAWLSFTGYLLPWDQLSYWAVTVGTSITESGPIVGPTLNLVMRGAPDIGMGGLLRFYLQHVILFPLIAILFISIHYYKVSREHSISLPAVVEELELPADKKKEYNRRIDLIPDLLSHEIFLITLGIFVMLVILYFRWFHSPLETHANPQSTPLDTKAPWYFWWLQGMLKVDPASIIESLVNPILHPLLGLFGVDFTLELSKILDSKFVMGLIVPPVLVVLLVSIPYIDKNPSRLSSKRPFAIAWGLSWVFIMLALSYMGLPEYGIETPAATRVIQDLAPEEGEGPLREVPYAELSQAQGIYTVGEDYGRDLCPGLAYQPDHNKPENVVIGCPQLTAVFNQFSERLLAAEADGRLPDLAARIIVEQFQPGMVRITPQVDWTDPTTGEDKTYEHTYFLHENRTLGSE, from the coding sequence ATGACCTTCATCAACAACATCCTCAAACGGCTTAACTACTCCCCGATCCCACCGCGCAGCGAGTGGAAATCGGCCTTGTTCCAGGCGCTCGATGATCGTATTCGCATCATCACCGCCGGCCTCAACCTGCGTGAGCTGCGTGCCATCATGCGCGGCGATCCGCCGACCGAAAAGCCCAACCCGCGCTACAAGGTGATCACCACCAGCTTCGTGGCCCACTTGCGCCCGCGTTACTACCCGCAGGCGGCCACCTGGTTCACGCACACCTTCCGCCTGGGTTTCTTCGTCACCTTCTTCTTCGTGATCGAAGTGATCACCGGCGTTATTCTGATGGCCTACTACGTACCCTTCCCGGACCAAGCCTATGGTTCGGTGCTGGCCATCGAGAGCAATGTGTTCTTCGGTGAGCTGTTCCGCGATATTCACCGCCTGGGTGCTGAAGCGATGGTGGCCTTTAGTTGGCTGCATATGCTGCGCACCTACTTCACCGGCTCCTACAAGGGACCGCGTTCCTTCACCTGGCTCACGGGTGTGATCCTGCTGGCCATCACGGCTTGGCTGAGCTTCACCGGCTACCTGCTGCCCTGGGACCAGTTGTCCTACTGGGCGGTGACCGTAGGTACCTCGATCACCGAGTCTGGCCCGATCGTTGGCCCCACGCTGAACTTGGTGATGCGTGGCGCGCCCGATATCGGTATGGGTGGTTTGCTGCGTTTCTACCTGCAGCACGTCATCCTCTTCCCGCTGATCGCCATCCTGTTCATCAGTATTCACTACTACAAGGTTTCGCGTGAGCACAGCATTTCGCTGCCGGCCGTGGTGGAAGAGCTGGAGCTGCCAGCTGACAAGAAGAAGGAATACAACCGCCGCATTGACTTGATCCCTGATCTGCTCAGCCATGAGATCTTCCTCATTACGTTGGGCATCTTCGTCATGCTGGTGATCCTGTACTTCCGCTGGTTCCACTCTCCGCTGGAAACGCACGCCAACCCGCAAAGCACGCCGCTGGACACTAAAGCCCCCTGGTATTTCTGGTGGCTGCAAGGCATGCTGAAGGTAGACCCGGCCAGCATCATCGAAAGCCTGGTCAACCCCATCCTGCACCCGCTGCTGGGCCTGTTCGGCGTCGACTTCACCCTGGAGTTGAGCAAGATCCTCGACTCCAAGTTCGTCATGGGCCTGATCGTGCCGCCGGTCTTGGTGGTGCTGCTGGTCTCCATCCCCTACATCGACAAAAATCCTTCGCGTCTCTCCAGCAAGCGGCCGTTTGCCATCGCCTGGGGCCTCTCGTGGGTCTTTATCATGCTGGCGCTCAGTTACATGGGCTTGCCTGAATACGGCATCGAAACCCCGGCGGCCACGCGCGTCATTCAAGACCTGGCGCCCGAAGAAGGCGAAGGCCCGTTGCGTGAAGTTCCTTACGCTGAGCTTTCGCAAGCCCAGGGTATCTACACCGTCGGCGAGGACTACGGGCGCGACTTGTGCCCCGGCCTGGCCTACCAGCCGGATCACAACAAGCCGGAAAACGTGGTGATCGGTTGCCCGCAACTGACCGCGGTGTTCAACCAGTTCAGCGAGCGCTTGCTGGCTGCGGAAGCCGATGGCCGCCTGCCTGATCTGGCGGCGCGTATCATCGTCGAGCAGTTCCAACCGGGCATGGTGCGGATAACCCCGCAGGTCGATTGGACCGACCCGACCACCGGAGAGGACAAGACCTACGAACACACCTATTTCCTGCATGAGAACCGCACGCTGGGTTCTGAGTAA
- a CDS encoding Rieske 2Fe-2S domain-containing protein, which yields MTQAAVPTGQTEVPPEEQANPPLNRREFLNIAWLSSLGFLTLTLAGGAVIFGIPRFREGEFGGMFTVGRVGDLPGPEAAPANFPKVKLWISNTPEGVTALYKVCVHLGCIYGWSDQEFKFICPCHGSQYAHNGDYILGPAPRSLDRFVITIEDENGNVLAQTPADGGPVPLPDNPNAIVRVNTGAKILGEVHG from the coding sequence ATGACGCAAGCTGCCGTTCCCACCGGCCAAACTGAAGTACCCCCTGAGGAGCAAGCCAACCCGCCTTTGAACCGGCGCGAGTTTCTTAACATCGCCTGGTTGTCATCTCTGGGGTTTCTGACCCTGACCCTGGCGGGCGGTGCGGTGATCTTTGGTATCCCGCGTTTCCGCGAAGGCGAGTTTGGCGGTATGTTCACCGTCGGGCGCGTGGGTGACCTGCCCGGGCCTGAAGCGGCCCCGGCCAACTTCCCCAAGGTCAAGCTGTGGATTTCCAACACCCCTGAGGGCGTGACTGCCCTGTACAAGGTGTGTGTGCACTTGGGCTGTATCTACGGCTGGAGTGACCAGGAGTTCAAGTTCATCTGCCCCTGCCACGGTTCCCAGTACGCTCACAACGGTGACTACATCCTCGGCCCAGCGCCGCGCAGCCTCGATCGCTTCGTGATCACCATCGAAGACGAGAACGGCAACGTGTTGGCCCAGACCCCCGCGGATGGTGGCCCGGTTCCCCTGCCGGACAACCCGAATGCGATTGTCCGCGTCAACACTGGCGCCAAGATCCTTGGCGAAGTTCACGGTTAA
- a CDS encoding zinc-binding dehydrogenase has protein sequence MKAIYFEQHGGPEVLQYGERPTPQPAPGWVRVKLSAAALNHADLFVRAGWSGIKLSLPHILGADGAGVVDALGEGVTRWQPGQRVVINASICMEEDEFTQRGEENKCRHWELLGESLPGTYAEYVCVPASNLLEIPGSFPAAHAAAAALVYVTAWHSIVRRGALQKGETLLIVGASGGVNTASIQIGKYLGLRVIVVGSDESKLALARQLGADEVIDRSQGDWSKAAYLLTEKRGVDAVVDNVGITFMQSLRTLRKGGRLLTVGNTGAPTFEIDNRYIFSKHLSILGSTMGTFKDFADVMALVFAGELKPVVDRSYPLAEARAAHARMEAGGQMGKIVLEFE, from the coding sequence ATGAAAGCCATCTACTTCGAACAACACGGCGGGCCAGAGGTACTGCAGTATGGCGAGCGCCCCACCCCGCAACCCGCCCCCGGCTGGGTGCGCGTCAAGTTGAGCGCCGCAGCGCTCAACCATGCTGATCTGTTCGTGCGCGCCGGCTGGTCGGGCATCAAGCTCAGTCTGCCGCATATCCTGGGAGCGGATGGCGCCGGCGTAGTGGATGCGCTGGGTGAGGGCGTGACGCGCTGGCAACCCGGCCAGCGCGTAGTGATCAATGCCAGTATTTGTATGGAAGAAGACGAATTTACGCAGCGGGGCGAAGAAAACAAGTGCCGCCACTGGGAGCTGCTGGGCGAAAGCCTGCCCGGCACCTATGCCGAATATGTGTGCGTGCCGGCCAGCAACCTGCTCGAGATCCCCGGCAGCTTCCCGGCGGCGCATGCCGCCGCAGCGGCGCTGGTGTATGTCACCGCCTGGCACTCCATCGTGCGCCGCGGGGCGCTGCAAAAAGGCGAGACGCTGCTGATCGTGGGCGCCTCGGGCGGCGTGAACACGGCCAGCATCCAGATCGGCAAGTATCTGGGGCTGCGCGTGATCGTGGTGGGCTCAGACGAAAGCAAGTTGGCCTTGGCGCGCCAGCTGGGCGCCGACGAAGTGATCGACCGCAGCCAGGGCGACTGGAGCAAGGCCGCCTACCTGCTGACCGAGAAGCGCGGTGTGGATGCCGTGGTGGACAATGTAGGCATTACCTTTATGCAAAGCCTGCGCACGCTGCGCAAAGGCGGCCGCCTGCTCACCGTGGGCAACACCGGCGCACCCACCTTCGAGATCGACAACCGCTATATCTTCAGCAAGCACCTCAGCATCCTAGGGTCGACGATGGGCACCTTCAAGGATTTTGCCGATGTGATGGCGCTAGTCTTCGCCGGCGAGCTCAAGCCAGTGGTAGACCGCAGCTACCCGCTGGCAGAAGCACGCGCCGCCCACGCACGCATGGAAGCCGGCGGGCAGATGGGCAAGATTGTTTTGGAGTTCGAGTGA
- a CDS encoding DUF3597 domain-containing protein, whose product MGIFDKILKGLGIKKDDDAKDAGATSAAPKAGVTAAPRAKLSTGLGANKPAPMDAVDVAAKMDALAKANPQELNWKVSIVDLLKLLDIDSSFENRKELAVELGVPTEYLDDSAKMNTWLHKAVLKKIAENGGTVPASLLD is encoded by the coding sequence ATGGGTATTTTTGACAAGATTCTTAAGGGTTTGGGTATCAAGAAGGACGATGACGCCAAGGATGCCGGTGCTACCAGCGCGGCTCCCAAGGCTGGCGTAACCGCTGCTCCGCGTGCCAAACTGAGCACCGGCCTGGGCGCCAACAAGCCGGCCCCGATGGATGCGGTGGATGTGGCTGCCAAGATGGACGCGCTGGCCAAGGCCAACCCGCAGGAGCTCAATTGGAAGGTTTCCATCGTGGATCTGCTGAAGTTGCTGGATATTGACAGCAGCTTCGAGAACCGCAAGGAACTGGCCGTTGAGCTGGGCGTGCCCACTGAGTATCTCGACGACTCGGCCAAGATGAACACCTGGCTGCACAAGGCCGTGCTCAAGAAGATCGCTGAGAACGGCGGCACCGTGCCCGCCAGCCTGCTCGACTAA
- a CDS encoding DinB family protein, protein MLATPSRMTPQQLWQRIHTGRAAYSAVYAGLTPRQMTQRPGPQADWSVKDQIAHLLWWENLAMLRAPLLLAGEDTGTIHNLDEINAQVLAQSEAMTLKEVLTAWAANLARLKALCASLSDAQLNQTRRPRRAPYQILVTDTFEHYAEHQPDLERYVASLKKKPKA, encoded by the coding sequence ATGCTAGCTACGCCCTCCCGCATGACCCCACAACAATTGTGGCAGCGCATCCACACTGGCCGGGCGGCCTACTCCGCCGTGTACGCCGGGCTGACGCCACGCCAGATGACGCAGCGCCCCGGGCCACAAGCTGATTGGTCGGTCAAGGACCAGATTGCCCATCTGCTGTGGTGGGAGAACCTGGCCATGCTGCGTGCCCCGCTGCTGCTGGCCGGCGAGGACACCGGGACGATCCACAACCTGGATGAGATCAACGCCCAGGTGCTGGCACAGAGCGAGGCGATGACGCTGAAGGAGGTGCTGACCGCCTGGGCTGCCAATCTGGCGCGGCTCAAAGCGCTATGCGCCAGCCTGAGCGATGCCCAGCTTAACCAAACGCGCCGGCCACGCCGCGCACCCTACCAGATCCTGGTGACCGATACCTTCGAGCACTATGCCGAGCACCAGCCTGACCTGGAGCGTTATGTGGCCAGCCTAAAAAAGAAACCCAAGGCCTAA
- a CDS encoding polysaccharide deacetylase family protein: MRLTERPTHNANGQPILYFTFDDGLAADTPAVLAALAAHRALATFFVVGGRVQLLPELLQAQLAAGHCVGNHSFSHPRLAHMPQALFLKEMHATAEAVRTAAGTRLANSTMHIMRPPYGSTDANTEPWVNALGYEMVLWDVDPEDWGEPGTETIVGRVLAGVAPAASVLLHDGGGDRSQTAAALHSLLPTLAAQGYVFHSLAGVAL; encoded by the coding sequence ATGCGCCTCACCGAACGCCCCACCCACAACGCCAACGGCCAGCCGATCCTGTACTTCACCTTCGATGATGGCCTCGCCGCCGATACGCCCGCCGTGCTGGCGGCTTTGGCCGCACACCGCGCGCTGGCCACCTTCTTCGTAGTCGGTGGCCGCGTGCAGCTACTGCCCGAGCTACTGCAGGCACAGTTGGCTGCCGGACACTGTGTAGGCAACCACAGCTTCAGCCATCCGCGTCTGGCGCACATGCCCCAGGCGCTGTTCCTCAAAGAAATGCACGCTACCGCCGAGGCGGTGCGTACTGCCGCAGGCACGCGGCTGGCGAATAGCACGATGCACATCATGCGCCCGCCCTACGGCAGCACGGATGCCAATACCGAGCCGTGGGTCAACGCCCTGGGCTACGAGATGGTGCTGTGGGACGTTGATCCTGAAGATTGGGGCGAGCCAGGGACCGAAACCATCGTCGGCCGCGTGCTGGCGGGCGTGGCGCCGGCCGCCAGCGTGCTGCTGCACGATGGCGGCGGAGACCGCAGCCAGACCGCCGCCGCTTTGCACAGCCTACTGCCCACGCTGGCCGCCCAAGGCTATGTGTTTCACTCACTGGCAGGGGTTGCCCTCTAG
- a CDS encoding acyl-CoA carboxylase subunit beta, giving the protein MTQTSKIEELQQLRIQSQQGGGPARVEAQHKQGRLTARERLDLFLDKGSFREVDAFVKHRTHAFGLEKQQILSDSVVTGWGTIDGRLVYVFSQDFTVFGGSLSEVHAEKIIKVMEMALKNGAPVIGLNDSGGARIQEGVVSLGGYADIFLRNTMASGVIPQISAIMGPCAGGAVYSPALTDFIFMVRNSSYMFVTGPEVVKSVTHEEVTFEDLGGASVHASTSGVCHVVGDSEADTLFLIRKLLSYLPQNNLEDPPFKPSKDNPLRRDEALDTLIPDDPSKPYDIKDVIRMVVDEGAFYEIHDQFAQNIVVGFSRLGGHVIGIVANQPMVLAGVLDIDASDKAARFVRFCDSFNIPILTLVDVPGFMPGTAQEHNGIIRAGAKLLYAYCEATVPKLTVVTRKAYGGAYDVMSSKHIRGDVNLAWPTAEIAVMGPDGAVNIIFRKEIAEAKDPVARKAELVAEYRKEFANPYVAAGRGFIDDVIQPSDTRPRLINALEMLTNKRDSNPARKHGNIPL; this is encoded by the coding sequence ATGACACAAACTTCAAAGATCGAAGAACTACAACAACTACGCATCCAAAGCCAGCAAGGCGGCGGCCCCGCCCGCGTGGAAGCGCAGCACAAGCAAGGCCGCCTGACGGCGCGTGAGCGCCTGGACTTATTCCTCGACAAGGGTTCCTTCCGTGAAGTCGATGCCTTTGTCAAGCACCGCACGCACGCCTTCGGCTTGGAGAAGCAGCAGATCCTCAGCGATAGCGTAGTGACTGGCTGGGGCACCATCGACGGCCGGCTGGTGTATGTATTCTCGCAAGACTTCACTGTCTTCGGTGGCAGCCTGAGCGAAGTGCACGCCGAGAAGATCATCAAGGTGATGGAAATGGCGCTCAAGAACGGCGCGCCGGTCATCGGACTGAACGACTCGGGCGGTGCGCGCATTCAAGAAGGAGTGGTTTCGTTGGGCGGCTATGCCGACATCTTCCTGCGCAACACGATGGCCTCCGGCGTGATCCCGCAGATCAGCGCCATCATGGGCCCCTGTGCCGGCGGTGCGGTGTACTCCCCCGCCCTGACTGACTTTATCTTCATGGTGCGCAACTCCTCGTACATGTTCGTCACCGGCCCCGAAGTGGTCAAGAGCGTGACCCATGAAGAAGTGACCTTTGAAGACCTGGGCGGTGCCAGTGTGCACGCCAGCACCTCGGGCGTGTGCCATGTGGTCGGCGACTCGGAAGCGGATACGCTGTTCCTCATCCGCAAGCTGCTCTCCTACCTGCCGCAGAACAACCTCGAAGACCCGCCCTTCAAGCCCAGCAAGGACAACCCGCTGCGCCGTGATGAGGCGCTGGATACCCTGATCCCAGACGACCCTTCCAAGCCGTATGACATCAAAGATGTCATCCGCATGGTGGTGGACGAAGGCGCCTTCTACGAAATTCATGACCAGTTCGCCCAGAACATCGTAGTGGGCTTCAGCCGCCTGGGCGGCCATGTGATCGGCATCGTCGCCAACCAGCCGATGGTGCTGGCCGGTGTGCTGGATATTGACGCATCAGACAAAGCCGCTCGCTTCGTGCGCTTCTGCGACTCGTTCAACATCCCCATCTTGACGCTGGTAGACGTGCCCGGCTTCATGCCCGGCACGGCGCAGGAGCACAACGGCATCATCCGTGCCGGCGCCAAGCTGCTGTACGCCTACTGTGAGGCCACTGTGCCTAAGCTGACTGTGGTGACACGCAAGGCCTATGGTGGCGCCTACGACGTGATGAGCAGCAAGCACATCCGTGGTGACGTAAACCTGGCCTGGCCCACCGCTGAGATTGCCGTGATGGGGCCGGACGGCGCGGTGAACATCATCTTCCGCAAAGAGATCGCCGAAGCCAAGGACCCGGTGGCACGCAAGGCCGAGCTGGTGGCTGAGTACCGCAAGGAATTTGCGAATCCCTACGTTGCGGCCGGCCGTGGCTTCATTGACGATGTCATTCAGCCCAGCGACACCCGCCCCCGCCTGATCAACGCGCTGGAAATGCTGACCAACAAGCGCGACAGCAACCCGGCGCGCAAGCACGGGAACATTCCTCTGTAG
- the accC gene encoding acetyl-CoA carboxylase biotin carboxylase subunit, with translation MFNKVLIANRGEIAVRVIRACRELGLQTVAVYSEADRQALHVRLADEAYYIGPAPSRESYLRMDHILDVAKKSGAGAIHPGYGFLAERSDFSQACVDAGIRFIGPKPSAIAAMGDKAIARATVAAAGVPVVPGTEGEGSLTDEELLKAAQDIGFPLLIKATAGGGGKGMREVRNLDEMPGLLESARREALAAFGDGNVYLEKLIEGARHIEFQIIADEDGNTIHLGERECSLQRRHQKLLEESPSPFIDEDEDFRQKMGAVAVKAAKAVGYVNAGTIEFLVDKDKNFYFLEMNTRLQVEHPITEEVTGLDIVTEQLRIARGRPLSLTQDQVKLQGWAIECRVNAEDPHNNFLPSTGFISHLTVPTGPGVRVDTGVYAGFNISPYYDSLISKLVVKGESRAQAILRMRRALEEYHVVGVMTNIPFHQRILEQARFIAGNFDTRFVEERFSLEKAEEGMETHPEIAAIVATLVANEQAERSAHIISRGKRDTSNWKWVSRWERIHR, from the coding sequence ATGTTCAATAAAGTTCTGATTGCCAACCGTGGAGAAATTGCAGTGCGCGTGATCCGCGCCTGCCGTGAGCTGGGTCTGCAAACCGTAGCCGTGTACTCAGAGGCTGATCGCCAGGCGCTGCATGTGCGCCTGGCCGACGAGGCCTACTACATCGGCCCGGCGCCCTCACGCGAATCCTACCTGCGCATGGATCACATCTTGGATGTGGCCAAGAAATCGGGCGCAGGCGCCATCCACCCAGGCTACGGCTTTTTAGCCGAACGCTCGGACTTCTCGCAGGCCTGTGTAGATGCGGGCATCCGCTTCATTGGCCCCAAGCCCTCGGCGATTGCCGCCATGGGCGATAAGGCGATTGCGCGTGCCACCGTGGCCGCCGCCGGCGTGCCCGTGGTGCCTGGCACCGAGGGCGAAGGCAGCCTGACCGACGAAGAGCTGCTGAAGGCGGCGCAAGACATTGGCTTCCCGCTGCTGATCAAAGCGACCGCTGGCGGCGGCGGCAAGGGCATGCGTGAAGTACGCAACCTGGACGAAATGCCCGGCCTGCTGGAGAGCGCCCGCCGCGAGGCGCTGGCCGCCTTCGGCGACGGCAACGTCTACCTCGAGAAGCTTATCGAAGGCGCCCGCCACATTGAATTTCAAATCATCGCCGATGAGGATGGCAACACCATCCACCTCGGCGAACGCGAGTGCTCGCTACAGCGCCGCCACCAAAAATTGCTCGAAGAATCGCCCTCGCCCTTCATTGATGAAGACGAAGACTTCCGCCAGAAGATGGGCGCGGTAGCCGTCAAAGCCGCCAAAGCGGTGGGCTACGTCAACGCCGGCACAATTGAGTTCCTGGTAGACAAGGACAAGAACTTCTACTTCCTGGAGATGAACACGCGCCTGCAGGTGGAGCACCCCATCACCGAAGAGGTGACCGGGCTCGACATCGTGACCGAGCAGTTGCGCATCGCGCGCGGCCGGCCACTGAGCCTGACGCAAGACCAGGTGAAGCTGCAGGGCTGGGCGATCGAGTGCCGCGTCAATGCAGAAGACCCGCACAACAACTTCCTGCCGTCCACCGGTTTCATCTCGCACCTCACCGTGCCCACCGGGCCGGGCGTACGTGTGGACACCGGCGTGTATGCCGGCTTCAATATCTCGCCCTACTACGACTCGCTGATCTCCAAGCTGGTGGTCAAGGGCGAATCACGCGCCCAGGCCATCTTGCGCATGCGCCGTGCGCTTGAGGAATATCATGTAGTCGGCGTGATGACCAACATCCCCTTCCACCAGCGCATTCTGGAGCAGGCACGCTTCATCGCCGGCAACTTCGATACACGCTTCGTGGAAGAACGCTTCTCGCTGGAGAAGGCCGAAGAGGGCATGGAAACGCACCCGGAAATTGCCGCCATCGTGGCTACCCTGGTAGCCAACGAGCAGGCCGAGCGTTCGGCGCACATCATTTCACGCGGCAAGCGTGATACAAGCAACTGGAAGTGGGTCTCCCGCTGGGAACGGATACACCGCTGA
- a CDS encoding biotin/lipoyl-binding protein — translation MKYITTIDETQYEVEILSPRQVSINGTVYEVDFKSVSGQPIYSLLVDGKSYQAHVYSGEEDDELQVLLRGVLHSAKVEDEREKRLRAAAGGGSADGGEFVLKAPMPGLIVKVAVNEGDEVKKGDVLVILESMKMQNELKSPRDGKVSRVQVKAGDSVEQRTNMVSIE, via the coding sequence ATGAAATACATCACTACGATCGACGAAACGCAATACGAAGTAGAAATCCTCAGCCCACGCCAGGTGAGCATCAATGGCACGGTCTACGAGGTGGACTTCAAATCGGTGAGCGGCCAGCCGATCTACTCGCTGCTGGTGGACGGCAAGTCGTACCAGGCGCACGTGTACTCCGGTGAGGAGGATGACGAGCTGCAAGTGCTGCTGCGCGGCGTGCTGCACAGCGCCAAGGTGGAAGACGAGCGCGAGAAGCGCCTGCGCGCCGCCGCCGGTGGCGGTAGCGCCGATGGCGGGGAATTCGTGCTCAAAGCGCCGATGCCCGGCCTGATCGTGAAAGTGGCCGTGAATGAAGGCGACGAAGTCAAAAAGGGTGACGTGTTGGTTATCCTTGAATCGATGAAGATGCAAAATGAGCTCAAATCGCCGCGCGATGGCAAGGTGTCGCGCGTGCAGGTGAAGGCTGGCGATAGCGTAGAACAACGCACCAACATGGTGAGCATAGAATAG